From one Sphingobacteriales bacterium genomic stretch:
- a CDS encoding Gfo/Idh/MocA family oxidoreductase encodes MIKIGIIGVGRVGSQHLDRLMESDYFKVVGCYDIEPAKLARIEEDYSVKCFSDVDELLHKCDAVDIVSSADSHFYYAEKAIKYGKHVFVEKPITNDLEEAKKLVELVREAGIKFQVGHIERFNPAYLALKNQEIQPKFIEAHRLLPFDPKNTDVSLILDLMIHDIDIVLSVVKANIKSISASGVAVLTDQIDIANARIEFDNGCVANLTTSRASIQKMRKMLFFQKDNHITLDFLHRETELLKLSETAGHNSIPLRTEDNVKYLNSETIVLEEYDAMKEQLNSFAECLIFNTEPKVSAVDGLKNLEVAHEILQKINKINGNGILQKSESEVVPVS; translated from the coding sequence ATGATAAAAATCGGTATCATAGGCGTTGGCAGAGTAGGGTCCCAGCATTTGGACAGGCTCATGGAATCCGACTATTTCAAGGTAGTGGGCTGCTATGATATCGAACCTGCTAAACTTGCCCGCATTGAAGAAGACTACTCTGTAAAATGTTTTTCAGATGTGGATGAATTGCTGCATAAATGCGACGCGGTAGATATTGTCAGTTCTGCTGATTCTCATTTTTATTATGCAGAAAAAGCCATCAAATACGGCAAACATGTATTTGTAGAAAAACCGATTACCAATGACCTGGAAGAAGCCAAAAAACTGGTGGAATTGGTGCGGGAGGCAGGCATTAAATTTCAGGTAGGCCATATCGAACGTTTTAACCCTGCCTATCTGGCATTAAAGAATCAGGAAATACAACCTAAATTTATTGAAGCGCATCGTTTACTTCCATTTGACCCAAAAAACACGGATGTTTCCCTGATTCTGGATTTGATGATTCACGATATTGACATCGTATTGTCTGTTGTTAAAGCGAACATAAAGAGTATCAGTGCCAGCGGCGTCGCTGTACTGACCGACCAGATTGATATCGCCAACGCACGCATTGAATTTGACAACGGCTGCGTAGCGAATCTGACTACCAGCAGGGCATCCATACAGAAGATGCGCAAAATGCTGTTCTTCCAGAAAGACAACCATATTACACTTGATTTCTTACACCGTGAAACCGAACTGCTGAAACTATCCGAAACAGCCGGCCATAATTCCATCCCTTTGCGTACAGAGGATAATGTAAAATACCTGAATTCAGAAACCATTGTTCTGGAAGAATATGATGCTATGAAAGAGCAGCTGAATAGTTTTGCAGAATGCCTGATCTTTAATACAGAGCCCAAAGTAAGTGCCGTGGATGGCCTGAAAAACCTGGAAGTCGCACATGAGATTTTGCAAAAAATCAACAAGATAAACGGAAACGGAATACTGCAAAAATCGGAATCTGAAGTAGTGCCTGTTTCTTAG
- a CDS encoding DUF1800 domain-containing protein, whose product MVAEADKIKHLYYRAGFGVASANWGETKDISSVREALFHPGSEYKHLQAITTEEVAAAKAQIKAAPKADVKDLKQLLKQNLFELNNRWLNEMIHSEAQLQEKMALFWHGHFACRSVNPYYDQLYLDVIRKNALGDFRTLLSEVSRSPAMLQFLNNQQNKKGHPNENFAREVMELFTLGRGNYTEQDIKEAARAFTGWGFDQEGQFKFRVHHHDFGVKNFQGKTGDFSGEDILKIILEKKECAFFITKKIYRFLVNDEIDVSIVQSLSEKFYQSGYNITSLLKEIFSSAWFYDPRNIGVKIKSPVELLTGMLRIIPADFTDTQSTLFIQRSLGQVLLNPPNVSGWQGGKNWIDSSSLLFRMRLAQIIYFDKEIDFTPKEETPEMGIPKWKMADEFIKKIASGKLSATSDWTKMVNYFASSSNKIQDMAKVLLARPANAAALSAVSLTADTSSGENEIKSIAIQIMSLPDFQLC is encoded by the coding sequence ATGGTCGCTGAAGCGGATAAAATAAAACATTTATACTATCGTGCCGGTTTTGGTGTTGCATCAGCCAATTGGGGTGAAACAAAAGATATATCTTCTGTTAGAGAGGCATTATTCCACCCCGGTTCGGAATATAAGCATCTGCAGGCAATAACGACGGAAGAAGTGGCTGCTGCAAAAGCGCAAATTAAAGCAGCACCCAAAGCCGATGTAAAAGACTTGAAACAGCTGCTGAAGCAGAATTTGTTTGAACTGAACAATAGGTGGCTGAATGAAATGATTCACAGCGAAGCACAGCTGCAGGAAAAGATGGCATTGTTCTGGCATGGTCATTTTGCATGCCGGTCCGTTAATCCATACTATGATCAGTTATATTTGGATGTGATTCGCAAGAATGCTTTGGGAGATTTCCGGACTTTATTGTCAGAAGTGTCCAGGTCGCCGGCCATGCTGCAGTTTTTAAATAACCAGCAGAATAAAAAGGGTCATCCCAATGAAAACTTTGCGAGGGAAGTAATGGAACTCTTTACACTAGGCCGGGGAAATTATACGGAACAGGATATAAAGGAGGCGGCACGTGCCTTTACGGGATGGGGGTTTGATCAGGAAGGACAATTTAAATTCAGGGTGCATCACCATGATTTCGGAGTCAAAAACTTTCAGGGTAAAACGGGTGATTTTTCAGGAGAGGATATTTTGAAAATTATTTTAGAAAAGAAGGAATGCGCCTTTTTTATCACGAAAAAGATATACCGCTTTTTGGTAAATGATGAAATAGATGTATCCATCGTGCAGTCATTGTCGGAAAAATTCTACCAGTCGGGATATAACATAACCTCTTTGCTGAAAGAGATATTTTCATCCGCCTGGTTTTATGATCCGAGGAATATAGGAGTCAAGATAAAATCACCGGTTGAATTATTGACGGGCATGCTGCGTATCATTCCGGCCGATTTTACGGATACGCAGAGCACCTTGTTTATTCAGCGTTCACTCGGTCAGGTTTTATTGAATCCACCCAATGTTTCGGGCTGGCAGGGCGGGAAAAACTGGATTGACAGTTCTTCGCTGCTGTTCAGGATGCGATTGGCGCAAATCATTTATTTTGATAAGGAGATAGACTTTACACCCAAGGAGGAAACTCCCGAAATGGGTATACCGAAGTGGAAAATGGCGGATGAATTCATTAAAAAGATTGCTTCCGGCAAATTGAGTGCTACATCCGACTGGACTAAAATGGTGAACTATTTTGCCTCGTCCTCCAACAAAATTCAGGATATGGCAAAAGTGTTACTGGCCAGACCTGCAAATGCAGCTGCATTGTCTGCAGTAAGCCTGACTGCCGATACTTCTTCCGGGGAGAATGAGATAAAAAGCATTGCAATACAAATCATGTCTCTGCCGGATTTTCAACTGTGTTAA
- a CDS encoding carboxypeptidase-like regulatory domain-containing protein, translating to MKQMNKIGLILVLCLGSFTLLAQTTVKGKVTDGKEPVIGANVSVKGTTEGTVTDIDGNFELTTSQATPFKLVVTMVGMATSEMEISGSQNDLAIKLSEETSLLNDVVVSASRVEEKILESPVTIEKMDQKMVKAAASADYYDDLAKLKGVQTINGSMTLTSVNTRGFGGISNTRFVQLMDGMDNAAPLLNFPTGNVVGIGELDINNVELVPGAASALYGPNAFNGILLMNSKNPFEQPGFSMQVKGGFAQAGNGYGVKPMGTAALRVAHAFKCKKTGEDFAAFKANFSIFQGTDWYANDYTTTRNNAAALGTPGFDGMNLYGDESNIFEVSPTALPGLFGAMVGNGILAVTPSVRAQVTAGYEAKIRALVTAGVIAQVKAGIKAQLILGGASEQDAEAQASQQAPIVVANSPTYQGIINTQTAAILATKSRDIDSATAVNAALMLLRM from the coding sequence ATGAAACAAATGAACAAAATTGGTTTAATATTGGTTCTGTGCCTGGGTAGTTTTACCCTTTTAGCTCAAACAACAGTAAAAGGTAAAGTTACGGATGGTAAGGAACCCGTTATAGGAGCTAATGTATCGGTAAAAGGAACTACGGAAGGGACCGTAACAGATATAGACGGTAACTTTGAATTAACGACCAGTCAGGCCACTCCATTTAAATTAGTGGTAACGATGGTGGGTATGGCTACCTCCGAGATGGAAATTTCCGGCAGCCAAAATGACTTGGCCATCAAATTATCCGAAGAAACAAGCCTCCTGAACGATGTGGTGGTTTCAGCCTCCAGGGTAGAGGAGAAAATCCTAGAATCTCCGGTGACCATCGAAAAAATGGATCAGAAAATGGTAAAGGCTGCAGCCTCTGCAGATTACTATGATGATCTGGCAAAATTGAAAGGCGTTCAAACCATCAATGGTAGTATGACCCTGACCTCTGTAAATACGCGTGGTTTTGGTGGTATCTCCAATACACGATTCGTGCAGTTGATGGATGGCATGGATAACGCAGCTCCGTTATTGAACTTCCCTACCGGTAACGTCGTGGGTATTGGAGAATTAGATATTAATAATGTGGAGTTGGTGCCGGGTGCAGCTTCTGCCCTTTACGGACCGAATGCATTCAATGGTATATTATTGATGAACTCTAAAAATCCGTTTGAACAACCGGGATTCAGCATGCAGGTTAAAGGCGGTTTCGCACAAGCCGGAAACGGATATGGTGTAAAACCTATGGGTACGGCAGCTTTAAGGGTTGCCCATGCATTTAAATGCAAAAAAACGGGTGAAGATTTTGCCGCATTTAAAGCCAATTTCAGTATTTTTCAAGGTACGGACTGGTATGCAAATGATTACACCACCACAAGAAATAACGCCGCAGCATTGGGAACACCCGGGTTTGACGGTATGAATTTATACGGGGATGAATCAAATATTTTTGAAGTCAGCCCCACTGCATTACCCGGATTGTTTGGCGCGATGGTCGGTAACGGAATTTTAGCTGTTACACCTTCTGTTAGAGCACAAGTTACAGCAGGCTATGAAGCAAAAATTAGAGCGTTGGTTACCGCAGGGGTTATAGCCCAGGTGAAGGCAGGAATAAAAGCGCAATTAATTTTAGGAGGTGCGAGTGAACAAGATGCAGAAGCGCAAGCCTCTCAGCAAGCACCGATTGTCGTAGCAAACTCTCCTACTTATCAAGGTATTATCAATACACAAACGGCCGCCATATTGGCAACTAAATCTCGTGATATTGATAGTGCTACTGCTGTTAACGCAGCATTAATGCTTCTGCGTATGTAA
- the mtaB gene encoding tRNA (N(6)-L-threonylcarbamoyladenosine(37)-C(2))-methylthiotransferase MtaB produces the protein MLTDKKIAFHTLGCKLNFSETSAIARKMQERGFTTVDFEEPSDVYVINTCSVTEHADTKCRNIVRKAMKQNPDAYVVVVGCYAQLKPKEIASIKGVDLVLGASEKFRLPEIITDLTKNPCGQVFASEISNANFFVDAYSVGDRTRSFLKIQDGCDYKCSFCTIPLARGKSRSDTPENIRKNAGDLAAKGVKEIVLTGVNTGDYGKGIEDEYTFLDIIKILDEVEGIERFRISSIEPNLLTDEIIEFVSQSKRFMPHFHIPLQSGSDKMLKLMQRRYKSALYKSRVEKIKSVMPHACIGVDVIVGFPGETDDDFLDTYNFIHALDISYLHVFTYSERQNTRAIEMEGTVLMPVRNERNAILRTLSEKKKRYFYQQFLGTAREVLMEQEQHGEVMHGFTDNYIKISVPYDAGRVNQVMQLQLVDIDGAGNVYSSILP, from the coding sequence GTGTTGACGGATAAAAAAATAGCATTTCATACCCTCGGCTGCAAACTCAATTTCTCCGAAACATCTGCCATTGCCCGCAAAATGCAGGAACGTGGGTTTACAACGGTTGATTTTGAAGAGCCGTCTGATGTCTATGTAATCAATACCTGCTCTGTGACGGAACATGCGGATACCAAATGCCGAAATATTGTCCGGAAAGCCATGAAGCAGAATCCCGATGCTTATGTGGTAGTGGTCGGTTGCTATGCACAGTTAAAACCTAAAGAGATTGCTTCCATTAAAGGCGTGGATCTGGTTTTAGGAGCTTCCGAGAAATTCAGACTCCCTGAAATCATAACGGACTTAACGAAAAATCCATGCGGACAAGTATTTGCTTCTGAGATTTCAAATGCCAACTTCTTCGTGGATGCCTATTCGGTGGGCGACAGAACACGCTCGTTTCTGAAAATCCAGGATGGCTGCGATTATAAATGCTCTTTTTGCACGATTCCGCTGGCCAGAGGTAAAAGCAGAAGCGATACTCCCGAAAATATCAGGAAGAATGCCGGAGATCTGGCTGCTAAAGGCGTTAAAGAAATTGTATTGACCGGCGTGAATACCGGCGACTACGGAAAAGGAATAGAAGATGAGTATACTTTCTTAGATATAATAAAAATACTGGATGAGGTGGAGGGTATTGAGCGATTCCGGATTTCTTCTATCGAACCCAATCTGCTTACGGACGAGATTATAGAATTTGTTTCACAGAGCAAGCGTTTTATGCCTCACTTCCATATTCCGCTTCAAAGCGGCAGCGACAAGATGCTGAAATTGATGCAGCGACGGTATAAGAGTGCGCTCTATAAAAGCCGGGTGGAAAAAATAAAATCTGTCATGCCGCATGCCTGCATCGGTGTCGATGTAATTGTCGGCTTTCCCGGAGAAACAGACGACGATTTTTTGGATACTTATAATTTCATTCATGCACTGGATATCTCTTACCTGCATGTCTTTACCTATTCCGAACGGCAAAACACCAGGGCGATTGAAATGGAAGGTACAGTCCTGATGCCGGTACGCAATGAGCGAAATGCAATACTGCGAACGCTGAGTGAAAAGAAAAAACGTTATTTCTATCAGCAGTTTTTGGGAACGGCAAGAGAGGTACTCATGGAACAGGAACAGCACGGTGAAGTGATGCACGGCTTTACGGATAATTATATTAAGATTTCTGTTCCTTACGATGCAGGCAGAGTGAATCAGGTCATGCAGTTACAACTCGTAGATATTGATGGTGCAGGAAATGTATACAGCAGCATCCTTCCATAA
- a CDS encoding SulP family inorganic anion transporter, which yields MKAPAFNKRKIKYYRLVWFKHDLPAGLTVFLVALPLCLGIALASGAPLYAGIVSGVIGGVVVSFISGSNLGVSGPAAGLSTVVAASIISLGDYRTFLVAVVLAGIIQLILGLFKLGTISNYFPSAVIKGMLAAIGIILISKQIPLALGYNQPDFWTSGFISLLSARNFLGNMSEFKNHITGGAIIISIISIGILILFQRPKVKRVFGILPAPLLVVVLGILANFLFQKFLPPFQLESNQLVNIPQNIFASIQFPDFNAAFYHPTLLVISFEIALLASLETLLSVEAIDKLDNQNRITPVNRELIAQGIGNICCGLLGGIPITSVIVRGSANIDAGARTKLAAFTHGVFLLLAVFSIPFVINRIPYASLASILLVTGFNLTRPRLVKSMFRLGWKQFIPFIATIVVILLTDLLIGVAIGLLISMYYIIQNNIQEDFTITKKLEHYTDHFTIKLNSNVTFLNKVKLRDELDCIPEYSILTINGTECNFIDYDVLETISEFEGKAHKKHIEVHLVGIDKVETVAVAH from the coding sequence ATGAAAGCACCAGCCTTTAATAAGCGTAAGATAAAGTATTACCGTCTTGTATGGTTTAAGCATGACTTGCCGGCAGGACTCACCGTTTTTTTAGTGGCCCTGCCTTTATGTTTAGGAATAGCATTGGCATCAGGGGCTCCTCTTTATGCCGGAATAGTATCGGGAGTTATCGGGGGAGTAGTGGTATCTTTTATCAGTGGGTCTAATTTGGGTGTTTCAGGCCCGGCTGCAGGATTATCTACCGTTGTTGCCGCATCTATTATCTCTTTAGGTGATTACCGGACTTTTTTGGTCGCAGTCGTACTGGCAGGTATTATCCAATTAATCCTGGGGTTGTTTAAATTAGGAACCATTTCCAATTACTTTCCGTCCGCTGTTATAAAAGGAATGCTGGCTGCAATAGGTATCATTTTAATTTCTAAACAAATACCCCTGGCGCTGGGCTATAATCAGCCTGATTTTTGGACCAGCGGGTTTATATCATTATTGTCCGCCCGAAATTTTCTGGGAAATATGAGCGAATTTAAAAATCATATAACAGGCGGTGCAATTATTATTTCTATTATTTCTATTGGAATATTGATTCTGTTTCAGCGGCCAAAAGTGAAACGCGTTTTCGGTATTTTACCTGCCCCGCTTTTAGTGGTGGTATTGGGAATACTCGCAAATTTCTTGTTTCAGAAATTTTTACCTCCTTTTCAATTGGAAAGTAACCAACTGGTAAACATTCCGCAAAACATATTTGCATCTATACAGTTTCCGGATTTTAACGCTGCGTTTTATCATCCAACCTTACTAGTCATCTCATTTGAAATTGCATTACTGGCCAGTCTGGAAACATTATTGTCTGTGGAGGCGATTGATAAATTAGATAATCAAAACAGGATTACACCCGTCAACAGAGAACTGATTGCACAGGGAATAGGCAATATTTGCTGCGGTTTATTGGGAGGTATTCCTATTACCTCCGTCATCGTTCGTGGTTCTGCCAATATTGATGCCGGAGCCCGAACTAAGCTGGCGGCATTTACACATGGGGTCTTCCTTTTACTGGCTGTCTTTTCCATTCCTTTTGTTATCAATAGGATTCCGTATGCTAGCCTGGCTTCCATTTTACTCGTTACAGGCTTTAATCTGACCAGGCCAAGGCTGGTCAAAAGTATGTTCAGACTCGGGTGGAAACAGTTTATTCCTTTTATTGCTACCATCGTTGTGATATTGCTGACCGATTTGTTGATTGGCGTCGCCATCGGCCTACTGATTTCCATGTATTATATCATTCAGAATAACATTCAGGAAGATTTTACCATTACCAAAAAACTGGAACATTACACCGATCATTTTACCATTAAGCTGAACTCTAACGTTACTTTTCTGAATAAGGTCAAATTACGGGATGAACTGGATTGCATTCCGGAATATTCAATTTTGACCATCAATGGAACAGAATGCAATTTTATTGATTACGATGTACTGGAAACGATTTCAGAATTTGAAGGAAAAGCGCACAAGAAACATATAGAAGTGCATTTGGTAGGTATTGATAAGGTGGAAACGGTGGCTGTTGCGCACTAA
- a CDS encoding acyl-CoA dehydrogenase family protein, which translates to MSETLTEVKNLLKGGEFLVKESNYQDTFTPEDLNEEQQMIIDTVVSFVDSEITPIYDQIEHQEPGLTESLLMKAGELGLLGLAIPEEYGGMGKDFNTNSLLIEYLAKSRSFSLSLGAHIGIGTLPIVYFGNEKQKSYYLPKLASGELKACYCLTEPSSGSDALGAKTTAVLNPEGTHYIVNGQKMWITNSGFADVFIVFCQIDGNKFSCLILEKGMDGLTLGAEEKKMGIKGSSTRQVFLENVKVPVENLLGEIGKGHLIAFNILNVGRYKLAAGVLGGSKLAVEQAAKYAVERQQFKTPIATFGAIQYKIAEMATRIYALQSACYRASDMIDNKEKELVAQGKPYQEAIMMAAEEYAIECSLLKFIGSEVLDYCVDENVQVHGGMGYSEELGAAGAYRDARINRIFEGTNEINRLLSVDMLLKRAMGGKIDMMTPAMAVQKELMSVPDFGSDDDSTPLAAEMKAVKNAKKAILMSAGAAVQKLMTKLKHEQEILMNVADMLAEVYSMESTVLRTQKLIAAQGETAAALQIDMTKIYISDAMERVNLHGKHCLQSFAEGDELRIMLMGLKRYTKYETFNTKDARRRIAAKVFEEGKYSF; encoded by the coding sequence ATGAGCGAAACATTAACCGAAGTAAAGAACTTACTCAAAGGCGGGGAGTTTTTAGTGAAAGAATCCAACTACCAGGATACATTCACCCCGGAAGATTTAAATGAAGAGCAGCAAATGATCATCGATACGGTCGTATCTTTTGTTGATTCTGAAATCACACCGATTTATGACCAGATAGAGCACCAGGAACCGGGTCTGACAGAGTCTTTGTTGATGAAGGCAGGTGAATTGGGTTTACTGGGACTGGCTATTCCGGAAGAGTACGGCGGAATGGGAAAAGATTTTAATACCAATTCATTACTGATTGAGTATTTGGCAAAATCCAGGTCATTTTCATTGTCGCTCGGTGCACACATCGGTATCGGCACATTACCAATCGTTTATTTCGGAAACGAAAAACAAAAATCATATTACCTGCCTAAGTTAGCTTCCGGTGAACTGAAGGCTTGTTACTGCCTGACGGAACCAAGTTCCGGCTCTGATGCCTTGGGTGCCAAAACCACAGCGGTTTTGAATCCTGAAGGAACACACTACATTGTGAACGGGCAAAAGATGTGGATAACCAACTCGGGGTTTGCGGATGTATTTATCGTGTTCTGTCAGATCGATGGTAATAAATTTTCCTGCCTGATTTTGGAAAAAGGTATGGATGGATTGACGTTGGGTGCCGAAGAGAAAAAGATGGGTATCAAAGGTTCTTCAACAAGACAAGTATTCCTGGAAAACGTGAAAGTACCCGTTGAGAATTTGCTGGGTGAAATTGGAAAAGGACATTTGATTGCCTTCAATATCCTGAATGTAGGCCGTTACAAGCTGGCGGCTGGCGTGTTAGGCGGTTCTAAATTGGCCGTTGAACAGGCTGCAAAATATGCGGTAGAACGGCAGCAGTTCAAGACACCGATTGCTACTTTCGGTGCGATACAATATAAGATTGCGGAGATGGCTACACGTATTTATGCACTCCAGAGTGCCTGTTACCGTGCATCCGATATGATTGACAACAAGGAAAAAGAACTGGTTGCGCAGGGTAAACCGTATCAGGAAGCCATCATGATGGCAGCTGAAGAGTATGCCATTGAATGTTCCTTGTTGAAATTCATCGGCTCTGAAGTTTTGGATTACTGTGTGGATGAAAACGTTCAGGTACACGGTGGAATGGGCTATTCCGAAGAACTGGGTGCAGCCGGCGCATACAGAGATGCCCGTATAAACCGGATTTTTGAGGGTACCAACGAAATCAACCGTTTGTTATCCGTAGATATGTTGTTGAAACGCGCAATGGGCGGCAAAATAGATATGATGACACCCGCGATGGCTGTTCAGAAAGAACTGATGAGTGTTCCTGATTTTGGCAGTGATGATGACAGCACACCTTTGGCAGCAGAAATGAAGGCTGTTAAGAATGCGAAGAAAGCTATTTTAATGTCAGCGGGTGCGGCAGTACAGAAATTGATGACCAAACTGAAACACGAGCAGGAAATACTGATGAATGTGGCAGATATGCTGGCAGAGGTATATTCCATGGAGTCAACCGTATTGCGTACGCAGAAACTGATCGCTGCTCAAGGGGAGACAGCTGCGGCATTGCAAATCGATATGACCAAAATATACATTTCAGATGCGATGGAAAGAGTGAACCTGCATGGCAAACACTGTCTGCAGTCATTTGCGGAAGGTGATGAACTGCGCATCATGCTGATGGGGCTGAAGCGTTATACAAAATATGAAACCTTCAACACCAAAGATGCCCGCAGAAGAATTGCTGCCAAAGTATTTGAAGAAGGAAAATACAGCTTCTGA
- a CDS encoding outer membrane beta-barrel protein → MDNNKAQSIKGDIGIYFRPFKDKSYEFSYNYRIGYGNSVYQGSERYALRSFTQQFHKVEIKGKDFFIRSYLSQTHDGNSYNNTALGAYVNETVRPTSGWVGDTSRLNPGFYAALLPQLLPAILAPNSSVASILTNPQLYYAMTDSARSVADRPWNTLTPEEKQAKIEAVRNGLFQRGGAGFIDNSRLIHTEAMLDLSRWTGKWIDIQIGGNHRRYSLSTQGTIFNEDPDGTGVYKRINIDEYGAFLQLQRKLFKERLKIQASIRWDKNQNFKSVFSPRVALVGTFGKDRNHNVRVSYQTGFRNPDSQAQFIYFPTTSILLGGTKANAERYGIYNGGAWTQASYSAFVASNRTDSSLLVDANFGYVKPEQLQVVELGYKTVLFKKLMIDINGYFNIYKDFIGQRSVVNKDTTYHQGKVITPGNSWRPYTNLSDAYSYGAGIGIGYALPKNMMIRASYNFMDFKLKSSKDETITINDLGFNASKHQLVVGISGDRVWKGLGFAVDYRWQSAIAWSSDFADGTVKARGMLDASLSYFVEKAYTTFKVGATNIAGPDYRSNVGGPFIGRTFFVGITFDQGKMWKERHSEVTGAKEF, encoded by the coding sequence TTGGATAATAATAAAGCACAATCTATCAAAGGGGATATTGGTATTTATTTCAGGCCATTTAAAGACAAATCGTACGAGTTCTCCTATAACTACAGAATCGGATATGGTAACAGTGTATATCAGGGATCTGAACGATATGCATTGAGAAGTTTTACCCAGCAATTCCATAAAGTGGAAATTAAAGGTAAAGATTTCTTTATCCGCTCTTATCTGTCTCAAACACACGATGGCAATTCTTATAACAATACTGCCTTGGGTGCTTATGTGAATGAAACGGTAAGACCAACAAGTGGATGGGTTGGTGATACATCTAGATTAAATCCAGGCTTTTATGCAGCTTTATTGCCTCAGTTGTTGCCTGCTATTTTAGCGCCAAACTCATCCGTTGCAAGTATTTTAACAAACCCTCAGCTTTATTACGCTATGACAGACAGTGCAAGGTCAGTTGCAGACAGACCTTGGAACACATTAACACCCGAAGAGAAACAGGCTAAAATTGAAGCAGTTCGCAACGGTTTATTCCAGCGAGGTGGTGCCGGTTTTATTGATAATTCAAGACTGATTCATACAGAAGCTATGCTGGATTTATCCCGCTGGACCGGTAAATGGATAGATATTCAAATCGGCGGTAACCATAGAAGATACAGCTTGTCCACACAAGGAACCATATTTAATGAAGACCCGGATGGTACAGGTGTTTATAAACGAATTAACATCGACGAATATGGCGCATTCCTGCAGTTGCAACGCAAATTATTTAAAGAAAGATTGAAGATTCAGGCATCCATCCGCTGGGATAAAAACCAGAATTTCAAATCTGTATTTTCACCTCGCGTAGCCTTGGTAGGGACATTCGGTAAGGACAGAAATCACAACGTGAGAGTTTCTTATCAGACAGGTTTCCGCAACCCGGATTCTCAGGCACAGTTTATTTACTTCCCTACTACTTCCATTTTATTAGGTGGTACCAAAGCAAATGCAGAACGTTATGGAATATATAACGGTGGTGCTTGGACACAGGCATCCTATAGTGCATTTGTCGCCAGTAACAGAACAGATTCAAGTTTACTGGTAGATGCCAATTTTGGGTACGTTAAACCTGAACAATTACAAGTGGTGGAGTTGGGTTATAAAACTGTCTTGTTTAAAAAATTGATGATAGACATAAACGGATATTTTAACATCTACAAAGATTTCATTGGACAAAGATCTGTAGTTAATAAAGATACTACTTACCATCAGGGTAAGGTCATCACACCGGGAAACAGCTGGAGACCATATACGAACCTGTCGGATGCATATTCCTACGGTGCAGGAATCGGTATCGGATATGCGCTGCCTAAAAATATGATGATTCGTGCAAGCTATAATTTCATGGACTTCAAATTAAAATCCAGCAAGGATGAAACGATTACCATTAATGATTTGGGATTCAACGCATCCAAACATCAGCTGGTAGTTGGAATTTCCGGCGACAGAGTTTGGAAAGGCTTAGGTTTTGCCGTTGACTACAGATGGCAGAGTGCTATCGCATGGAGTTCTGACTTTGCAGACGGTACCGTTAAGGCAAGAGGTATGTTAGATGCCAGTTTGAGTTATTTCGTGGAAAAAGCATACACAACTTTCAAAGTGGGTGCTACCAATATAGCAGGTCCTGATTATAGATCGAACGTAGGTGGACCTTTCATTGGAAGAACATTCTTTGTAGGTATCACATTCGATCAGGGTAAAATGTGGAAAGAGCGTCATTCCGAAGTAACAGGAGCAAAAGAATTTTAA
- a CDS encoding CoA-binding protein, which yields MNKKTIVIGASPKTDRYSNRAVRLLKKNGHEVIALGFEDAKIDDIAIETDWKLYEAVHTVSLYVNPQRQQAYYDYILKLHPKRIIFNPGTENDELERLASENNIQALDACTLVLLSTGQY from the coding sequence ATGAATAAGAAAACAATAGTAATAGGAGCCAGTCCAAAAACTGACAGATATAGTAACCGTGCAGTGCGTTTGTTGAAAAAAAACGGGCATGAGGTAATTGCATTGGGATTTGAAGATGCTAAGATAGATGATATAGCGATAGAAACGGACTGGAAGTTATATGAAGCGGTACATACGGTTTCCCTGTATGTTAATCCTCAAAGACAACAAGCTTATTACGACTATATTCTTAAATTGCATCCGAAACGCATCATCTTTAATCCAGGAACTGAAAATGATGAACTGGAACGGCTTGCCTCCGAAAATAACATTCAGGCTTTAGATGCCTGTACTTTAGTGCTGCTGAGTACAGGTCAATACTAG